In Pseudomonas hamedanensis, a single window of DNA contains:
- a CDS encoding FAD-binding oxidoreductase: protein MTNPALIDELKSLVEAGKVLTDADSLNAYGKDWTRHFAPAPSAIVFPKTIEQVQAVVRWANARKVALVPSGGRTGLSAAAVAANGEVVVSFDYMNQILDVNLTDRTAVCQPGVVTEHLQNVAEENGLYYPVDFASAGSSQIGGNIGTNAGGIKVIRYGMTRNWVAGMKVVTGKGDVLELNKDLIKNATGYDLRQLFIGAEGTLGFVVEATMRLDRAPKNLTAMVLGTADFDSIMPVLHAFQGKLDLTAFEFFSDKALAKVLGRGDVPAPFGTECPFYALLEFEATTEEVANSALETFEHCVEQGWVLDGVMSQSETQLQNLWKLREYISETISHWTPYKNDISVTVSKVPAFLREIDAIVGEHYPDFEIVWFGHIGDGNLHLNILKPENLSKDEFFAKCATVNKWVFETVEKYNGSISAEHGVGMTKRDYLTYSRSPVEIEYMKAVKAVFDPNGIMNPGKIFAV, encoded by the coding sequence ATGACCAATCCTGCGCTGATTGATGAACTGAAGTCCCTGGTCGAAGCTGGCAAGGTCTTGACTGACGCCGACTCCCTGAACGCATACGGCAAGGATTGGACCAGGCATTTTGCTCCGGCGCCGAGCGCCATTGTGTTTCCCAAGACCATCGAACAAGTCCAGGCCGTGGTCCGCTGGGCCAACGCGCGCAAGGTCGCGCTGGTGCCGTCGGGCGGACGCACCGGGCTGTCTGCCGCTGCGGTGGCGGCCAACGGCGAAGTGGTTGTCTCGTTCGATTACATGAACCAGATCCTCGACGTGAACCTCACCGACCGCACCGCCGTGTGCCAGCCGGGCGTAGTCACTGAACATCTGCAGAATGTCGCCGAAGAAAATGGCTTGTACTACCCGGTCGACTTCGCGTCGGCGGGTTCCAGTCAGATTGGCGGCAACATCGGCACCAATGCCGGCGGAATCAAGGTGATTCGCTACGGCATGACCCGTAACTGGGTGGCCGGCATGAAAGTCGTCACTGGCAAGGGCGACGTGCTCGAACTGAACAAGGACCTGATCAAGAACGCCACCGGTTACGACCTGCGCCAGTTGTTCATCGGCGCCGAAGGCACCTTGGGTTTCGTCGTCGAAGCGACCATGCGCCTGGACCGCGCGCCGAAAAACCTCACCGCCATGGTCCTCGGCACCGCCGATTTCGATTCGATCATGCCGGTGCTGCACGCCTTTCAGGGCAAGCTTGATCTGACTGCGTTCGAATTTTTCTCCGACAAGGCCCTGGCCAAAGTGCTCGGCCGTGGCGACGTACCGGCACCGTTCGGCACCGAGTGCCCGTTCTACGCCCTGCTGGAATTTGAAGCGACCACTGAAGAAGTGGCCAACAGCGCGCTGGAAACCTTCGAACATTGCGTCGAACAGGGCTGGGTGCTGGACGGCGTGATGAGCCAGAGCGAAACCCAGTTGCAGAACCTGTGGAAACTGCGCGAATACATCTCCGAGACCATTTCGCACTGGACCCCCTACAAGAACGACATCTCGGTCACGGTCTCGAAAGTGCCAGCCTTCCTGCGGGAAATCGATGCGATTGTCGGCGAGCACTACCCGGACTTCGAAATCGTCTGGTTCGGCCACATCGGCGATGGCAACCTGCACCTGAACATTCTCAAGCCGGAAAACCTCAGTAAGGACGAGTTCTTCGCCAAGTGCGCGACCGTCAACAAGTGGGTGTTCGAAACCGTTGAGAAGTACAACGGTTCGATTTCCGCCGAGCATGGCGTCGGCATGACCAAGCGCGATTACTTGACCTACAGCCGCTCGCCGGTCGAAATCGAATACATGAAAGCGGTCAAGGCAGTGTTCGACCCGAACGGCATCATGAACCCGGGCAAGATCTTTGCGGTTTGA
- a CDS encoding fumarylacetoacetate hydrolase family protein: MSYQHQYIDGTRIHFPIGKVVCIGRNYAEHAKELDNPVPTEPLLFIKPGSCVVPLEGGFSIPTERGSVHYEAEIAVLIGKPLSTKPSREEVLDAISGFAPALDLTLRDKQAELKTKGLPWEIAKSFDGAAVLAPFVVGSTFADLTDIGIRLTINGEVRQDGNSSAMLNPIVPMIQHMAGCFSLQAGDVILTGTPVGVGPLNVGDEIVLELPGASRFTSSVR; encoded by the coding sequence ATGAGCTATCAGCACCAGTACATCGACGGCACGCGCATTCACTTCCCGATCGGGAAAGTCGTGTGCATTGGCCGCAATTACGCCGAACACGCCAAGGAACTGGACAACCCGGTCCCGACCGAGCCGCTGCTGTTCATCAAGCCGGGCAGTTGCGTGGTGCCGCTGGAAGGCGGGTTCAGCATTCCGACCGAGCGCGGCTCGGTGCACTATGAGGCGGAAATCGCCGTGTTGATCGGCAAGCCGTTGTCGACCAAGCCGAGCCGCGAAGAAGTCCTCGACGCCATTTCCGGTTTCGCCCCGGCGCTGGACCTGACCCTGCGCGACAAGCAGGCCGAGCTGAAAACCAAGGGCCTGCCGTGGGAAATCGCCAAATCGTTCGACGGCGCAGCGGTACTCGCCCCGTTTGTGGTGGGTAGCACCTTTGCCGACCTGACCGACATCGGCATTCGCCTGACCATCAATGGCGAAGTGCGCCAGGACGGTAACAGCAGCGCGATGCTCAACCCGATCGTGCCGATGATCCAGCACATGGCCGGCTGTTTCTCGCTGCAGGCCGGTGACGTGATCCTGACCGGCACGCCGGTGGGTGTCGGGCCGCTGAACGTCGGCGATGAGATCGTCCTCGAACTCCCGGGCGCGAGCCGCTTTACCAGCAGCGTGCGCTAA
- a CDS encoding SdiA-regulated domain-containing protein produces MSSQTQQKPTRRSRFALRWYAWLLLIIAAVYGLAFAMHWDDRGVLWVLERFESKAEQKESVWLPDYQVVIDAKPLPGMEKDEASDLAYSPQTKTLFSVMGKNPFLAELSLQGEVLRKMPLVGWSNPEGLTVMENGLLAIVDERQHTLSIVKVDAATRELNIADFPKYDLGPSKDQNKAFEAIAWDPRNQQLVLGEERPPALFTWKSDGSQTLTGDKQKLPSDELDIRNLSALAVDPRTGHWLVLSADSHLLLELDETGEQVSFMTLLGNFNGLKDTIPRAEGVTMDEAGTLYIVSEPNLFYRFEKHR; encoded by the coding sequence ATGTCCTCTCAAACTCAGCAGAAACCCACACGTCGCTCCCGTTTCGCCCTGCGCTGGTACGCCTGGCTGTTGTTGATCATCGCTGCGGTCTATGGGCTGGCGTTCGCCATGCACTGGGACGATCGCGGCGTGCTCTGGGTGCTGGAACGCTTCGAGAGCAAGGCCGAGCAGAAGGAGAGCGTCTGGCTGCCGGACTACCAAGTGGTGATCGATGCCAAGCCACTGCCGGGCATGGAGAAGGACGAAGCTTCGGACCTGGCCTACAGCCCGCAGACCAAAACCCTGTTTTCAGTGATGGGCAAAAATCCGTTTCTCGCCGAACTCAGCCTGCAAGGCGAGGTGCTGCGCAAAATGCCGCTGGTGGGCTGGAGCAATCCGGAAGGCCTGACGGTGATGGAGAACGGTCTGCTGGCGATCGTCGATGAGCGTCAACACACGCTGTCGATCGTCAAGGTCGATGCCGCGACTCGCGAGCTGAACATCGCCGACTTCCCCAAATACGACCTCGGCCCGTCGAAAGACCAGAACAAAGCCTTCGAAGCCATCGCTTGGGATCCGCGCAATCAGCAACTGGTGCTGGGTGAAGAGCGGCCGCCGGCGCTGTTCACCTGGAAAAGCGACGGTAGCCAGACGTTGACGGGTGACAAGCAAAAACTGCCCAGCGATGAGTTGGATATCCGCAATCTTTCGGCGTTGGCCGTCGATCCGCGCACCGGCCATTGGCTGGTGTTGTCGGCCGATTCGCACCTGTTGCTGGAACTGGACGAGACCGGCGAACAAGTCAGCTTCATGACCCTGCTCGGCAATTTCAACGGTTTGAAAGACACCATCCCCCGCGCCGAAGGCGTGACCATGGACGAGGCCGGCACCCTGTACATCGTCAGTGAGCCGAACCTGTTCTACCGTTTCGAAAAGCACCGGTAA
- a CDS encoding SdiA-regulated domain-containing protein produces the protein MRRLARPKPLVILLSVIALIALIAVGQYLRLFERAWFNLHTLWQPLSSEAIGLGQYRVAIEARPIDGLDDDVSALTYDPVRKSLFTVTNKNSELIELSLEGKILRRIALVGFGDPEAVEYISADTYVITDERQQRLIKIHLDADTTFLDAEDAEQMTLGVHMASNKGFEGLAYDSVGKRLFVAKERDPMLIYEVHGFPHFKPDKTYAVHVINNPKRDAGMFVRDLSSLQYDERSGHLLALSDESRLIIELDVDGRPLSTMSISGGRQGLQKTVPQAEGIAMDDDGTLYLVSEPNLFYVFKKPAQN, from the coding sequence ATGCGTCGACTTGCCCGTCCCAAACCGCTGGTCATCCTCTTGTCGGTAATTGCCCTGATCGCGTTGATCGCGGTCGGCCAATACCTGCGCCTGTTCGAGCGCGCCTGGTTCAACCTGCACACGTTGTGGCAGCCGTTGAGCAGCGAGGCGATCGGGCTGGGTCAGTATCGGGTGGCGATCGAGGCGCGGCCGATCGACGGGCTCGACGATGACGTCTCGGCGCTGACCTACGATCCGGTGCGCAAAAGCCTGTTCACCGTCACCAACAAAAACTCTGAACTGATCGAACTGTCGCTGGAAGGCAAGATCCTGCGACGCATTGCTCTGGTCGGCTTTGGCGATCCCGAAGCGGTGGAGTACATCAGCGCTGACACTTATGTCATCACCGACGAGCGCCAGCAGCGACTGATCAAGATCCACCTCGACGCCGACACGACGTTTCTCGATGCCGAGGATGCCGAGCAAATGACGCTCGGCGTGCACATGGCCAGCAACAAGGGTTTTGAGGGGCTGGCTTACGATTCAGTGGGTAAACGGCTGTTCGTGGCGAAAGAGCGCGACCCGATGCTGATCTATGAAGTCCACGGCTTTCCGCATTTCAAACCGGACAAAACCTACGCCGTGCACGTGATCAACAACCCCAAGCGTGATGCCGGGATGTTCGTGCGTGATCTGTCGAGCTTGCAGTACGACGAACGCAGCGGGCACCTGCTGGCGCTGTCAGACGAATCGCGGTTGATTATCGAGCTGGATGTCGACGGGCGACCGTTGAGCACTATGTCCATCAGCGGCGGACGTCAGGGTTTGCAGAAAACCGTGCCGCAGGCCGAGGGGATTGCGATGGACGATGACGGGACGTTGTACCTGGTGAGCGAGCCGAATCTGTTCTACGTCTTCAAAAAGCCTGCACAAAACTAA
- the rpiA gene encoding ribose-5-phosphate isomerase RpiA, whose amino-acid sequence MTQDQLKQAVAQAAVDFILPKLDDKSIVGVGTGSTANCFIDALAQHKGAFDGAVASSEATAARLKGHGIPVYELNTVSDLEFYVDGADESDAHLNLIKGGGAALTREKIVAAVAKTFICIADASKLVPVLGEFPLPVEVIPMARSHVARQLVKLGGDPVYREGVLTDNGNIILDVFNLQITNPVELEAQINAIVGVVTNGLFAARPADLLLLGTSEGVKTLKAE is encoded by the coding sequence ATGACCCAGGATCAACTCAAACAGGCCGTAGCCCAGGCCGCCGTCGACTTCATCCTGCCGAAACTCGACGACAAGAGTATCGTCGGCGTCGGCACCGGCTCCACCGCCAACTGCTTCATCGATGCCCTGGCCCAGCACAAGGGCGCGTTCGATGGCGCGGTCGCCAGCTCCGAAGCCACCGCCGCACGCCTCAAGGGCCATGGCATTCCGGTGTATGAGCTCAATACCGTCAGCGACCTGGAGTTTTACGTCGACGGCGCCGATGAAAGCGACGCGCACCTGAACCTGATCAAGGGCGGCGGCGCGGCCCTGACCCGCGAGAAGATCGTCGCCGCCGTGGCCAAGACGTTCATCTGCATCGCCGACGCCAGCAAACTGGTGCCAGTGCTCGGTGAATTCCCGCTGCCGGTGGAAGTGATCCCGATGGCGCGCAGCCACGTCGCTCGCCAATTGGTCAAACTCGGTGGCGACCCGGTGTACCGCGAAGGCGTGCTGACCGACAACGGCAACATCATCCTCGACGTGTTCAACCTGCAGATCACCAACCCGGTGGAGCTGGAAGCGCAGATCAACGCCATTGTCGGCGTGGTCACCAATGGCCTGTTCGCGGCGCGCCCGGCGGATTTGTTGTTGCTGGGCACGAGTGAAGGCGTGAAGACCCTCAAGGCTGAATAA